GGCCCGTTGGGAAGGGTGGCGTTTTCTCCAGATTTAGGTGTGGGGGTTGATCGGGTAAAGCGTTTGAACTCGGTGGCCGAGACGGGGATGGGGTCAAGGCGTGGGGCAGCAGCCTGGGCGCTTCCTGTAATAGATAATAGGAAGAGCGTGGAAAATAAGCTTCCCAAGAAAAAATTCATAGCCTCACCTTTGTGTTCTAAGGCAGAGTTGCCCCGACCTAAAGAATGATTCAAAGCATACCATTCAGCAGATTTCCCAAACAGACCAAAATCGTAATCTTGTAACTGGAATTTATTCAACGATATCTGTATGCCCTAAATAAATATACATATTCGGATATTTTTTATTGATCTAATATACACTTTCGTATATATTTCGCCTCGTGCTCATGTCGCCTCAGGGGGGCGGGATGAGGAATCCAGTGGTTTTGCGAAGGGCAAATCGTCCCTTTTTGAAAAATGATTTTTAGGTGTATCTGATTGGTTTTCTGGGTTTTGTTCGGGCGGCCTGTCCTGTCAATTTCCCACCCCAACTCCTTTCTATACAGCGCCGACAATACTGGGTTATCCGCTCGTTGTTGCCGGCGTCCCGTCTGGAGTATTCCAAATCCTCTCGAACTGCAGGCCGCCCGGACGCTCGTTATGAACTTTGGAGGAGGAGAAATGAGAGAGCACATATCTTATATCGGGAGCCACGAGCGCGGATTGCATGACATGCTCGAGGAGGGGATCGACCTTCCTGAGGGTGGGGTGGTGTTGAGTTATTTCGACAGACTTCGAGACCGACAAGTTACGCAGGTCTATCCAGACAGGCCCTCGGCTAAGGCTCGTGCATTTGAAGTTCAGCGTGCTCGAAAAACTAGGCGAGTGGATTGTCAGATTCTTTCCCTGGTCGAGGCGATTGCATGAAGATATTTTATTCGCTGGCAAGCACATTTTAAGTGGCGGACAATCGGAGTTTTTTTGAATGTTGGAAAAATCTTCGCATCACAAGAAGGCCCGAAAAACCAGAGCCCGCTCTGCTTGGAGTCGGCCGGATAAGCGTTCCCCAGATCAAATTCTTAGGGAGGAGGCCTTGCTGACCAAGCCTATGCTGGCCAAGGTCTTCGGGTACAAGAGTGTTCGTAGCGTGGATTTTCTCGTTGCAGAGGATTGCGTCAGCGATAATCCGATGTTGAAGCCTGTCTATCTTCGTTGCCCAGAGAATATTCCTTCCCTCAAAAGCCTCCGGTTTCGCCGGGAAGATGTTGCAGACTATATCAAGAAGATGCAACACGATTTTCCGGTCGATCTCGAATGGAAGTTTGGCCAATTTAATCGCAGTGCTCCAGATGAAGCGTGAACAAAAAAAAGCCCCCCGGTTTCCCGGAGGGCTTTTCAATTCACCGTGTGTTTCTATTCGTTGAAGTGCCCAAGCGGTCTTTCGATTGCATATTTATAAGGTGCCCTCAAAAAAGTGTCCTTGATGGGCTTTAAATCGTTGTTGCCCGCTTCGGTGATCAGGGCCGCAGGAACATAGATGACGGCGCCAGCGACCATGGCGACCAGGCTTAGGGGCCTAATAATCAGAATATCCCAGATCATGGCCAGATCGTCTGTTTCTTTGGCTATTTCATGTGAGCCGGCTTGTACAATCATCGGCATGGCAAGAAGACTGAGTGCCAGCCCCAGGGCTACAGCTTTTTTCTGCATGGCGTTCCCCTTGTGGGTTCGGCCCAGGCGGAGTCTACCGGGCTTTCCAGTTGAAATTACCCATGGGCCGGTCAATAGCATCGGCATAGGGTTTGTCTATCCAGTTTTTCTTGAGACGAACCGGATCATCTCCGAAAAGAGGGTCCAGCAGCCAGGCGATCGGATAGGTGAGAAATGCTCCTGCTAGCAGAATATATGCGCCGGGCCGGACGATGAGGAGATCGAGAAAGTAATCTCCCGTGCTGGGCTCGGCAGATTTCATTTCGGCGGCATATGCTGGCTGGGGGGACAGTACCGTCTGTGCTACCGGCAGAAACGCCAGCGACATTCCAAGTGCAAATACAATAGTAATTTTTTTCATCGGGTAATCCTTTCTGTTAAAAAAATATCAGATAATTCTTAGCGGGTGATACGCCAAGTGCCATCGGGGTTCCGGCATGCACTCCCTTTGGCGGTTTCATTTTTTCCGTCCACGACAATAGTTTGGGTAAAGGGGCGACAAGTTGAGCCGCTAGATGTTTTGTAGGAGCGCTCAGGTGTTACTGTCCCGCTATGACCGCTGTCGGGATTACGCCATTTTGTGGTTTTCCCGGATGGCGATGTTTCCAATGTCGATTGGGTTGTTCTGGCCATGAGGAGTTTGTCTCGCTCGTCGAGCTGCTTGCCGACAGCCCCGCCAAGCACTCCGCCCAGAATGGCGCCTGCGATAGTGGCCACGGTTTTGCCGCGCCCCTTGCCAACTCGGGAACCAAGAACCCCGCCGAGGACGCCGCCGAGAACTGTGCCTCCGGTCTCTTTGTTGATGCCGCCTGAGCGCCCGGAGCCAGTGCATCCAGCCATCGAGACAGTTAAGATCAAGATTAATCCGGATGTAATCCAACGAGACATCAAATCTCTCCTTTTGTTAAAGCGGCATTTTCTTGATTTCAGTAGAACTTGACGCCTCAAAACAGCAATAATTTTACCATTCTTGAATTGTTGGGGAAAGGAAGCATTTCACATTTCTTATAATAGTTTTAGGGGGTATGTGGTGTCAAAGCGTGAGGCGTGTGTCGTGAAATTACGCTTATACGTAGTTAATTCCAACTTGTTATACGTCTTGGACTAGAAAAATTATATTTCTCATTATCGCCATGTTGTTGTTAGTTTTTAAATCCGATTAAATTTTTCTTTGTTTAATCTTTGAATTGTTTTGCAATTCACTCTTTTCATGACCTTAGCAAATCAAAAGTACAGTGTGAGATTTTAAGTCTTGTATTTTTGCGAGAAGATTTTAATTCGATTTTTAGTGGTGAAATTCTGTTGACGACAAGGGTCTTATGTCGTATTAAGGATTTGATAAATTATTTCATAATGCAATATATATATTTTGTTCCAAAAGAAGAATTTCCGCAAATAACTATAGGGCGGACTTGGAGATATGGTTTCTTCTGATCCTGGCGGTGGCAGCCCATTTTCGGAGCCGCGTTCAACGCTGCTAGAACCGGCTTCAATGAATACTTTGCTTGCGTCAACCGCCAGAAATATCCTTGAAGAAAAAAATAGCTCTCTGGTTCTTCAGAATATATGCAGGGAAGCTTGCCGTGTACTAGAGGCTGATCGCTCTATGATCGCTCGGGTTCGTATTGATGTGCAGCCTTACCGAAAGATTCTTTCTTCGTATGAACTCCCGGAATTTTTCATCAAAGCCTTCCATGAATCATCTGTCATCCCGTCTATTCTTGGAGATGCGAGCTGCGATGGTGTGCCCAAAGTAATTCCGGATATTCGGAATGTGGGTAGGGTTTTTTCTGAGGAGGCGGTGCTTGCCTCCGGTCATAGAACGAATGTGGTAATTCCTCTCAATGTTGGTGGAAAACTTTTTGGTGAACTTGCGCTCTTTTATTTCGAAGTGCGGGAAATTTCAGACGAGGAAATTAATTTGGCACAAACCCTCGGCGATCTGGCGTCTCTGGCAATTGAGAATTCTCAGCTGGTGGATTCTCTGGAAAATAGAATTGTTGAGCAAGACAGCCTTCAACGCGCGCTCAGACACATCACAGATAAAGATGATGTTGATGGGATCATTCAGGCTGTTCTTGATGAGAGTTTAAGTGTTATTGGGACAGATCGCTGTGGTGTGGTGTTGCATGACCCTGACAAGAATGACCTTGATATTTTTCTTGGTCGTGGGGTGTCACAAAAGTTTCAAGAAGATATCAGAAATCATTCTGAACCATTTCCGATTTGCCGAAGATATATCTCTGATCCTGCTCTTCAGTCCCCCATTATATTCTCTGATCTGCTCAAAGATGCCCAACATAAAGAGATTCATGCCAGCGAAGGCCATAAAAGTATGGTGGCTTTTCCTCTGAGGAATGAGGGGAAAAATTTTGGAACCTTATTTTTTTGTTGGACCTTCAAGAAAGAGTTCGACGATCAGATTGTTTCGCTGGGCCAAGCGTTTACTGACCATGTGGCGGTTGCGATTCAAAAAGCAAGGCTCTTGGAGAAAACCAGGGAGGATTTTTCTCACCAGCAGATTACTGGTGACATCGCACGAGCCGTAGGTTCCATGTTGGAGCCGGATAAACTTTTCCAGGCGATTACGAGAGAGATTCGTAAGTATGTTCCGTGTGATCGTTGTGTGATAGCCACTTATTTTAAAGATACCAAGGCATTTCACTACTGGCAGATTGATTCTCAGATCGAGATGAACTCACCTATTTCGATGAGCGAATCGTTGGTTTCTATGGCCTGGGAAGCTTATGAAAAAGGTGTCCCAACTTATTGCCCCGATATTAATTCGTCGGATTATACCGATAGCCACTTGGCGAGGGCGGGTCTTCAAAGCATTTTGGTGATTCCGATTATGCAAGAGGGCCAAGCTATTGCCCACATTGCTTTGTCGAAAAAAGAGAAGGACGCGTTCTCGGATGTCCAAATTAGGCTTCTTGTTTCGGTCGCTGGCCACTTGGCATCCGCATTCCGGAACGCATCGCTGTTTCGCCAGTCTGAGGAGCGAGCGTCCCGGCTGGCGGTTTTACATGAACTGAATCGAAAGATTGCGAAGAACCTGGATCTAACGGAGGTCTTGAATAGCATCACGCAATCCGTAAACGAATTGCTCCACTCCGATGCCGCGCTGATTTATTTCATCGATGAAAAAACGGGGGAACTAGTTCCTCGTGCACAGAGCGGCAAAGTCTCCGATTTCTCGCCTGAAGGGCATGCCTTCAAGCTAGGCGCTGGTGTCATGGGAAAGATGCTTGAATCCGGTGAGGGAACGGCAGTGGCCGATGTGGAGGATGACCCCGATTGGGCAGGGATGGATTGGGCTCGAGAGAACGGTATCCACGCCTATATTGGGTATCCGTTGATTTCGGTGGGTAAGGTAGTCGGGGTTATCGCGGGTTTTTCGAAGACGAAAGATTATTTTTCGTCTGTGAATATGGAGTTTTTGGAAACGCTCTCCTCCCAGGCGGCAATAGCTATTGAAAATGCCAGGCTATACCGAGAAACGGAGGAGCGCAGCAGGCAATTGGGAACCTTGGTGGAGTTGGGCCAGCAAATTTCACGGGGACTGAATTTCACTTCTGTTCTTGATTCGATCGTTGAGGCTGCTGCTACTCTTTTCGGTGGCGATGCGACTTTCAGGCTTCTTGAGGGCGAACATCTTGTCATGGTGGCTGCTACTCCCGGGGCGAGGGGGAGGATGAACAGGGAGCGTGTTCGGGTTGGTGTCCCTCTGTCGGGTCTGGTGGCGGAAACGGGCGAGCCGATGTTTTCTTCCGATTTGGAAAACGATGCTCGTATGCTGCCCGAATTGCGTTCTGCTCTCTGGCGTGGGCAATCGATTTCCACCTTGATCGTGCCTGTCCGATTGGGGGAGCGTATTGTTGGCACACTGGGAGTCTATCGTGAGAAGGGATATGAATTTGGACAAGAGGCGCTGTTCCTGGCCAATACGCTTGCAGATCAAGCTGCAATTGCCGTGGAGAATTCACGCCTCCATGAAGAGGCCCGCCGAAGCCGAGATTTTTTTCAGAGTGTTGTGGATGACAATGCTGACGCCATCATTGTGACGGATAAAGAGCGCCGAGTCGTTTGCTGGAATGCGGCTGCCGAGAATATGTATGGATATACTGAATCGGAAGCCTTCGGGCGCAGCCTTGTGGAAATGATCGTGCCCGAGGATCAACAGAACGAATGGAACATCAGGTACAAGGAGCAAATTTCCGAATTGTTGTTCCAGGGAAAGGTGCATCGCCCCGAAGAGGTACGACGACGAAAGGACGGAAGCCTTTTGTCCGTTGATGTCGTGGTGTCTCCTGTGAAAAACGAAAATGGAGAAATTGTAGCTTTCTGTAGTTTCACTAAAGATCTTACGAGTAGAAAACTGGAAGAGGAAATGTTGATTGAGGCCAAGGTGGCGGCTGAGAAAGCAAATATGGCCAAGTCAGAATTTCTCTCTAATGTGACGCATGAACTTCGCTCACCCCTTAATTCGGTCATCGGATTCAGTGATTTGTTACTCCAGAAAACCCAGGACGAGCAGGTGTTGCGTTTTTTGCCCAGAATCCGTGATGCTGGAAAGTATCTGGCTTGCCTAATCGACGATCTTCGCGACATGGATCGAATCGAAAGCGCCAAGATGAAGCTTGAGCGTAGCGACGTTGACTTCAATGACTTGATCGAAAGTTTGATTGAATCATGGTCCACAAATCTCCATGAAGGATTTTCTATTGAATTCGATCTGGACCCCGGATGCGGCATTATTTCATGCGATCCGGTTCGGATTAGGCAGGTTCTCTATAATCTTCTCGATAATGCAATTAAATATTCGAACGAGCCAGGGAAAATCAGTGTCAGAGCACAAAATAAAATTACAGAGATTTGGGTAAGTGTGCAGGATCAGGGCCTGGGGCTCGAACCCGGGGAGCGGGATATCATTTTCGACCGCTTTCAACAGATAAAGAAAGGCGCATCAAGAGCGTCTGGAGGCATGGGAATCGGGCTGTATCTTGTGCGCCAGTTTTTGACCATGCACGACGGGCATATATGGGTAGATAGCGAACCGGGTCAGGGCAGC
Above is a window of Nitrospinaceae bacterium DNA encoding:
- a CDS encoding glycine zipper 2TM domain-containing protein gives rise to the protein MSRWITSGLILILTVSMAGCTGSGRSGGINKETGGTVLGGVLGGVLGSRVGKGRGKTVATIAGAILGGVLGGAVGKQLDERDKLLMARTTQSTLETSPSGKTTKWRNPDSGHSGTVTPERSYKTSSGSTCRPFTQTIVVDGKNETAKGSACRNPDGTWRITR
- a CDS encoding GAF domain-containing protein, giving the protein MNTLLASTARNILEEKNSSLVLQNICREACRVLEADRSMIARVRIDVQPYRKILSSYELPEFFIKAFHESSVIPSILGDASCDGVPKVIPDIRNVGRVFSEEAVLASGHRTNVVIPLNVGGKLFGELALFYFEVREISDEEINLAQTLGDLASLAIENSQLVDSLENRIVEQDSLQRALRHITDKDDVDGIIQAVLDESLSVIGTDRCGVVLHDPDKNDLDIFLGRGVSQKFQEDIRNHSEPFPICRRYISDPALQSPIIFSDLLKDAQHKEIHASEGHKSMVAFPLRNEGKNFGTLFFCWTFKKEFDDQIVSLGQAFTDHVAVAIQKARLLEKTREDFSHQQITGDIARAVGSMLEPDKLFQAITREIRKYVPCDRCVIATYFKDTKAFHYWQIDSQIEMNSPISMSESLVSMAWEAYEKGVPTYCPDINSSDYTDSHLARAGLQSILVIPIMQEGQAIAHIALSKKEKDAFSDVQIRLLVSVAGHLASAFRNASLFRQSEERASRLAVLHELNRKIAKNLDLTEVLNSITQSVNELLHSDAALIYFIDEKTGELVPRAQSGKVSDFSPEGHAFKLGAGVMGKMLESGEGTAVADVEDDPDWAGMDWARENGIHAYIGYPLISVGKVVGVIAGFSKTKDYFSSVNMEFLETLSSQAAIAIENARLYRETEERSRQLGTLVELGQQISRGLNFTSVLDSIVEAAATLFGGDATFRLLEGEHLVMVAATPGARGRMNRERVRVGVPLSGLVAETGEPMFSSDLENDARMLPELRSALWRGQSISTLIVPVRLGERIVGTLGVYREKGYEFGQEALFLANTLADQAAIAVENSRLHEEARRSRDFFQSVVDDNADAIIVTDKERRVVCWNAAAENMYGYTESEAFGRSLVEMIVPEDQQNEWNIRYKEQISELLFQGKVHRPEEVRRRKDGSLLSVDVVVSPVKNENGEIVAFCSFTKDLTSRKLEEEMLIEAKVAAEKANMAKSEFLSNVTHELRSPLNSVIGFSDLLLQKTQDEQVLRFLPRIRDAGKYLACLIDDLRDMDRIESAKMKLERSDVDFNDLIESLIESWSTNLHEGFSIEFDLDPGCGIISCDPVRIRQVLYNLLDNAIKYSNEPGKISVRAQNKITEIWVSVQDQGLGLEPGERDIIFDRFQQIKKGASRASGGMGIGLYLVRQFLTMHDGHIWVDSEPGQGSTFTFALPREKKQEIITSSPNEVVVRTDVEEPWAGCTLLVVDDLEMFHLYASMLMASAKEILSAYNGEEGVEMARRFRPDIILMDMRMPILNGYEAIARIKKDPTMKDIPIIAVTAQAMEEDKDLCFQAGAESYATKPIDRKFLTQEVRRLLKDSR